A stretch of Mesorhizobium sp. M2A.F.Ca.ET.046.03.2.1 DNA encodes these proteins:
- a CDS encoding HlyD family efflux transporter periplasmic adaptor subunit, protein MRTRSMTNWMRRIGGIAAFGLIAAAAVWFAWPQPIPVDLATVAKGPMEVTVDDEAKTEVRHIYTVSAPIAGKVLRISPPHHVGDEVAKDETVVAVMQPTIPGLHDVRTHEELLAALGAAEAAVTFAEAEVKRLEAALAYSRTELDRAERLAKSGAISQNALDKAKFEVDTNEAALASAKAQVEVRRNEHAMIQARLGQPAGDVAQSDPACCVQLRAPASGRILKIVQESEGMVQPGAPLVEIGDPRDLQVAADLLSTDAVQIRPGASVRIDGWGGPALQGKVTRIDPAGFLKVSALGIEEQRVHTEIDIVDPAEMWSQLGHDYRVIVHVTSWRDDNVLSVPVAALFRQGDDWAVYLAEAGRARTAVIKIGHRDSRMAEVESGLSEGDRVVLHPSDRVGDGVAVRERRVR, encoded by the coding sequence ATGCGCACCAGATCGATGACCAACTGGATGAGGAGAATCGGCGGCATCGCGGCCTTTGGCCTGATCGCCGCGGCGGCGGTCTGGTTCGCATGGCCGCAGCCGATCCCGGTCGACCTGGCGACGGTAGCCAAGGGTCCGATGGAGGTGACCGTCGATGACGAGGCCAAGACCGAGGTGCGGCACATCTACACGGTATCCGCGCCAATCGCCGGCAAGGTGCTCAGAATTTCGCCGCCGCACCATGTCGGAGACGAGGTAGCCAAGGACGAGACGGTGGTGGCGGTCATGCAGCCGACCATCCCCGGTCTCCACGATGTTCGCACGCACGAAGAACTGTTGGCGGCGCTTGGCGCGGCAGAAGCGGCCGTGACGTTCGCGGAAGCGGAGGTGAAACGTCTCGAGGCGGCGCTTGCATATTCGCGCACCGAGCTCGATCGCGCGGAAAGGCTGGCCAAGTCCGGAGCGATTTCGCAAAACGCCCTCGACAAGGCGAAGTTCGAAGTGGACACCAACGAGGCAGCCTTGGCGAGCGCGAAGGCGCAGGTCGAAGTCCGGCGCAATGAACACGCGATGATCCAGGCGCGGCTCGGGCAGCCTGCCGGAGATGTTGCACAATCGGATCCGGCCTGCTGCGTCCAACTTCGTGCGCCGGCGAGCGGCCGCATCCTGAAGATCGTTCAGGAGAGCGAGGGCATGGTCCAGCCGGGCGCGCCGCTTGTCGAGATCGGCGACCCGCGCGACCTGCAGGTGGCGGCGGACCTGCTCTCCACCGACGCGGTCCAGATCAGGCCGGGCGCCTCAGTTCGCATCGACGGTTGGGGCGGACCCGCGCTTCAGGGCAAGGTGACGCGGATCGACCCGGCCGGGTTTCTCAAGGTCTCGGCGCTTGGGATCGAGGAGCAGCGCGTCCACACGGAGATCGATATCGTCGACCCTGCCGAGATGTGGTCGCAGCTTGGGCACGACTATCGCGTGATCGTGCACGTGACGAGTTGGCGGGACGACAATGTCCTTAGCGTCCCGGTAGCGGCACTGTTCCGGCAGGGCGATGACTGGGCCGTGTATCTCGCCGAGGCCGGACGGGCGCGCACGGCCGTAATCAAGATCGGCCACCGGGACAGCAGGATGGCCGAGGTCGAGTCCGGCTTGTCGGAAGGCGATCGGGTCGTGCTGCACCCGAGCGACCGGGTGGGCGACGGCGTGGCCGTGCGCGAGCGGAGGGTTCGATAG
- a CDS encoding shikimate kinase, whose protein sequence is MRRGRSGSTPELKELRRRLERDTSRPLLQGADIEQKVDQLYEERSPFYQKADIRLPLVPPFQKDKKDARICVKELYAFLCSDREAALPAAEISHVSGASGTAISMSPTAQRMHDDHHNGYDCGGGVVETIQAPAALLSERERPPLLDTLTADPQPLLAGNNARANLASSTRSRERSSRGR, encoded by the coding sequence ATAAGGCGAGGTCGATCTGGCTCGACACCCGAGCTGAAAGAGCTCCGCAGGCGCCTCGAGAGGGACACCAGCCGGCCGCTGCTGCAAGGCGCCGACATCGAGCAGAAGGTTGACCAGCTGTACGAAGAGCGCAGTCCGTTCTACCAAAAGGCCGATATCAGGTTGCCCCTCGTCCCGCCCTTTCAAAAAGACAAGAAGGACGCCCGCATTTGCGTGAAGGAACTCTACGCTTTCCTGTGCAGCGACAGAGAAGCCGCTCTGCCCGCTGCCGAGATATCACATGTCTCCGGTGCTTCCGGCACCGCCATCAGCATGTCCCCAACAGCTCAGCGCATGCACGATGATCATCACAACGGCTACGATTGCGGGGGCGGCGTCGTGGAAACCATCCAGGCGCCGGCGGCACTATTGAGTGAAAGGGAACGGCCGCCGCTCCTCGACACCCTCACCGCCGACCCGCAGCCTTTGCTGGCCGGCAATAACGCACGAGCGAATTTAGCGTCTTCCACGAGAAGCAGGGAACGCTCAAGTCGAGGACGATAG
- a CDS encoding shikimate kinase, which yields MHAVAELLRQDGIEVKVPHLDQRSGGQVWIADELTGQSVSTAPEAQLVTNAVRHVFEIPDEAFTRAFRKAALAFEERDCSEVETTNWVIRMDRPRLRGVHTAFRTAQNYRFEVEFPTPASYRAELAHRAQSSQLVPIPRGAWEILHWDSSGESRSRAAGTSRSPIVARQQIAVARSPQAGEILAALGTRPVVLVGMPASGKSTIGAQLAKELGVEFVDIDKHIVADHGNLMEMFADPGRGEAHFRDLETKELAKQLERGPIVIATGGGCFGKESNQALILNKARSIWLDTRAERAPQAPREGHQPAAAARRRHRAEG from the coding sequence GTGCATGCGGTTGCCGAGCTTTTGCGGCAGGACGGCATCGAGGTGAAGGTGCCGCATCTTGACCAACGGTCGGGCGGGCAGGTCTGGATAGCCGACGAGTTGACCGGCCAGAGCGTGAGCACGGCGCCGGAGGCCCAACTGGTCACCAATGCCGTGCGCCATGTCTTCGAGATCCCGGACGAGGCTTTTACGCGCGCCTTCAGGAAGGCGGCACTGGCCTTCGAGGAGCGGGACTGCAGCGAGGTCGAGACCACCAACTGGGTCATCAGGATGGACAGGCCGCGGTTACGCGGCGTTCACACGGCGTTCAGAACCGCGCAGAACTATCGCTTCGAGGTCGAGTTCCCTACGCCGGCCAGTTATCGGGCCGAGCTCGCGCACCGCGCGCAGAGCTCACAGCTAGTCCCCATTCCCCGTGGTGCCTGGGAGATATTACACTGGGACTCGTCAGGAGAAAGCAGGTCGAGGGCGGCAGGGACCTCCAGGTCGCCCATCGTCGCAAGACAACAGATTGCGGTCGCTCGCTCGCCGCAAGCCGGCGAGATCCTCGCGGCCCTCGGTACGCGGCCGGTCGTGCTCGTCGGCATGCCGGCGAGCGGCAAGTCGACCATCGGCGCCCAGCTTGCCAAGGAGTTGGGGGTGGAGTTTGTCGACATCGATAAGCATATCGTCGCCGATCACGGCAATCTGATGGAGATGTTCGCCGACCCTGGCCGTGGCGAGGCGCACTTCAGGGACCTGGAGACCAAAGAGCTCGCCAAGCAGCTGGAGAGAGGCCCCATCGTCATCGCAACCGGCGGCGGCTGCTTTGGCAAGGAGTCCAATCAAGCCCTGATTCTTAATAAGGCGAGGTCGATCTGGCTCGACACCCGAGCTGAAAGAGCTCCGCAGGCGCCTCGAGAGGGACACCAGCCGGCCGCTGCTGCAAGGCGCCGACATCGAGCAGAAGGTTGA